One window from the genome of Salvelinus namaycush isolate Seneca chromosome 19, SaNama_1.0, whole genome shotgun sequence encodes:
- the LOC120064369 gene encoding uncharacterized protein LOC120064369 isoform X1, which yields MLCLKCVLSFWTLCQVIKQAHPADSCSPVVQIKPQAGFLMVNIGKNCLWDEHGDHCHYVVNYGREGEKLEEYVSKSPKTLRGLEIGGRYCVQVRYVCYHNPLGTSSPLQCVSIPESERTRHTRIVAISVTLTILLGFLVVGLAFIYRHHEKIKQFLRPPLQLPDHYREYLSGYFPQQGLSITRTTRACEESHDLISIVCCEEDRSDRTGLARLLNWSHPLAL from the exons ATGTTGTGTCTGAaatgtgttttgtcgttttggacTCTCTGTCAAGTCATCAAACAAG CCCACCCAGCTGATTCCTGCAGCCCTGTAGTCCAGATAAAACCCCAGGCAGGATTCCTGATGGTCAACATTGGGAAAAACTGTCTCTGGGATGAACATGGGGACCATTGTCATTACGTGGTCAACTacggtagagagggggagaagctCGAA GAGTATGTCTCCAAATCCCCTAAGACCCTCCGAGGTCTGGAGATTGGGGGGAGGTACTGTGTACAGGTCCGCTATGTCTGTTACCACAACCCCTTGGGAACCTCTAGCCCCCTACAGTGTGTATCCATCCCAGAGTCAG AAAGGACAAGGCATACCAGGATTGTGGCTATCAGTGTGACCCTTACCATCCTGTTGGGATTCTTGGTAGTTGGCCTTGCGTTCATCTACAGGCACCATGAGAAAATTAAACAGTTCCTTCGACCCCCACTACAGCTACCAGACCACTATCGTGAG TACCTATCAGGGTACTTCCCCCAGCAGGGCCTGTCCATCACAAGAACAACCAGGGCCTGTGAAGAAAGCCATGATCTCATCTCCATCGTCTGCTGTGAAGAGGACCGGTCTGACAGAACAGGACTAGCTCGCCTACTGAACTGGAGTCATCCTCTGGCCCTTTAG
- the LOC120064369 gene encoding uncharacterized protein LOC120064369 isoform X2: MVNIGKNCLWDEHGDHCHYVVNYGREGEKLEEYVSKSPKTLRGLEIGGRYCVQVRYVCYHNPLGTSSPLQCVSIPESERTRHTRIVAISVTLTILLGFLVVGLAFIYRHHEKIKQFLRPPLQLPDHYREYLSGYFPQQGLSITRTTRACEESHDLISIVCCEEDRSDRTGLARLLNWSHPLAL; the protein is encoded by the exons ATGGTCAACATTGGGAAAAACTGTCTCTGGGATGAACATGGGGACCATTGTCATTACGTGGTCAACTacggtagagagggggagaagctCGAA GAGTATGTCTCCAAATCCCCTAAGACCCTCCGAGGTCTGGAGATTGGGGGGAGGTACTGTGTACAGGTCCGCTATGTCTGTTACCACAACCCCTTGGGAACCTCTAGCCCCCTACAGTGTGTATCCATCCCAGAGTCAG AAAGGACAAGGCATACCAGGATTGTGGCTATCAGTGTGACCCTTACCATCCTGTTGGGATTCTTGGTAGTTGGCCTTGCGTTCATCTACAGGCACCATGAGAAAATTAAACAGTTCCTTCGACCCCCACTACAGCTACCAGACCACTATCGTGAG TACCTATCAGGGTACTTCCCCCAGCAGGGCCTGTCCATCACAAGAACAACCAGGGCCTGTGAAGAAAGCCATGATCTCATCTCCATCGTCTGCTGTGAAGAGGACCGGTCTGACAGAACAGGACTAGCTCGCCTACTGAACTGGAGTCATCCTCTGGCCCTTTAG